The genome window CTGGAAGGGGCCCAAAACTTGTTCCGGGGATGGTTCTGGCAATAGAACCTATGTTTACTTTAGGCACATGGAAAACTCGCACTCTTGATGATGAATGGACAATAGTTACAGCTGACAATAGTCTTGCTGCACATTGGGAACACACCGTTGCTATAACCGAAAATGGTCCAGAAGTACTAACTTAGGGGTGGAATTTAAGGGAGAATATGTCAAAAAAAGAAACAATAGAAGTAGAAGGGACAGTAATAGATACATTACCAAATGCACAGTTTAAGGTTGAACTAGCAAATGGACATGAGGTTTTAGCCCATATATCAGGAAGAATGAGAATGAATTACATAAGGGTTTTACCTGGAGACAAAGTTTTAGTAGAACTTTCTCCATATGATTTAACTAGAGGAAGAGTTACTTTTAGATTTAGATAGAGGATAAAATGAAA of SAR202 cluster bacterium contains these proteins:
- the infA gene encoding translation initiation factor IF-1 → MSKKETIEVEGTVIDTLPNAQFKVELANGHEVLAHISGRMRMNYIRVLPGDKVLVELSPYDLTRGRVTFRFR